The following are encoded together in the Kribbella sp. CA-293567 genome:
- a CDS encoding ABC transporter substrate-binding protein: MTTTPLTRRSAALTAAVLSIALVLTACGSGDDNPVGATGDNAPKTRTVTAGNGPIEVPAAPQRVVTIGNTDLPFIDMGGQPVGVTGVADSELGLLPEEQQAKFKKATSLGEEVDLEKVASLKPDLILVQIPDTEFKKIEKQLGTIAPTVFWGLDTEWKALAEGLAEAGNVKDELSRQKSDFEGHVAKMKQTYADVIKTTKFVNLDRYANSDAGTFVVADIGCVEIAQDDVGLNFPKAPAGADPLAYENLPFEQLSKLSKYDVITYPANDKGQPTEVFAPVVETNTWKALPTVSSGHALGIFCPGNNSYGSVLRYLDSLDKALATLPAKK; encoded by the coding sequence ATGACCACGACACCCCTGACGCGGCGCAGCGCAGCCCTGACCGCAGCGGTCCTGAGCATCGCGCTCGTCCTGACGGCCTGCGGCAGCGGCGACGACAACCCCGTCGGCGCGACCGGTGACAACGCACCCAAGACCCGCACCGTCACGGCCGGCAACGGGCCCATCGAGGTCCCCGCCGCCCCGCAGCGGGTCGTCACGATCGGCAACACGGATCTGCCGTTCATCGACATGGGTGGCCAGCCGGTGGGCGTCACCGGGGTGGCTGACTCCGAACTCGGCTTGTTGCCGGAGGAACAGCAGGCGAAGTTCAAGAAGGCCACGAGCCTCGGCGAAGAGGTGGACCTCGAGAAGGTCGCCAGTCTCAAGCCGGACCTCATCCTGGTCCAGATTCCCGACACCGAGTTCAAGAAGATCGAGAAGCAACTCGGGACGATCGCCCCGACGGTCTTCTGGGGGCTCGACACCGAGTGGAAGGCACTCGCCGAGGGACTCGCGGAGGCCGGCAACGTGAAGGACGAGCTCAGCCGGCAGAAGTCGGACTTCGAGGGCCACGTCGCCAAGATGAAGCAGACGTACGCGGACGTCATCAAGACCACCAAGTTCGTCAATCTCGACCGCTACGCCAACTCCGATGCCGGGACGTTCGTCGTCGCGGACATCGGGTGCGTCGAGATCGCCCAGGACGACGTCGGCCTGAACTTCCCCAAGGCGCCCGCCGGCGCCGACCCCCTGGCCTACGAGAACCTGCCTTTCGAGCAGCTGTCGAAACTGTCCAAGTACGACGTGATCACCTACCCCGCCAACGACAAGGGCCAGCCGACCGAGGTCTTCGCGCCGGTGGTCGAGACCAACACCTGGAAGGCTCTGCCGACCGTGAGCTCCGGTCACGCGCTCGGCATCTTCTGTCCCGGTAACAACTCCTACGGCTCCGTACTGCGCTACCTGGACTCGCTCGACAAGGCTCTGGCGACCCTCCCCGCCAAGAAGTGA